One genomic region from Leptospira montravelensis encodes:
- the glnA gene encoding type I glutamate--ammonia ligase — MQFATPKFTSGKEVVEYAKKNGVLFYDFRFTDIKGMWHHVSYYVNSVDEETFKGIPFDGSSIARWQPINASDMQLHPEISTAFLDPFTADKTLVMFCDVWDIYKKQYYEKCPRSIAKKALEFMNKSGIADTAYFGPENEFFVFDSLKVRDEINCQYYELDSNEGIWNTHSEIPGSNNTGKINFNSGHRPGTKGGYFPVAPIDSQVDLRAEFVKTLEAIGMETFVVHHEVAQAQGEIGVKFGTLIEAADNVQKLKYIVKMVAHKHGKTATFMPKPLFGDNGNGMHVHISLWKGGKNLFAGDKYQGLSDFAFNYVGGVLKYARACAAFTNASTNSYKRLIPGFEAPSILAYSAQNRSASCRIPFVSGEKAKRVEFRFPDSTANPYLAFASLLMAGMAGVAEKIDPGPAREEDLFELSLDEIREKGIRQMPHTLREAMEEMLAQREIFKQGDVFTENFLQTYQHYKFETEIWPWEGRPHPYEFLTTYSC; from the coding sequence ATGCAGTTCGCAACCCCAAAATTTACTTCCGGAAAGGAAGTGGTTGAGTATGCCAAAAAAAATGGAGTCCTTTTCTATGACTTCCGATTTACGGATATCAAAGGAATGTGGCACCACGTTTCTTATTATGTGAATTCCGTAGATGAAGAAACTTTCAAAGGAATTCCTTTTGATGGATCTTCGATTGCTCGTTGGCAGCCAATCAATGCTTCCGATATGCAATTACATCCAGAAATTTCAACGGCATTTTTAGATCCGTTCACTGCAGACAAAACACTAGTTATGTTTTGCGATGTGTGGGATATCTATAAAAAACAATACTACGAAAAATGCCCACGTTCCATTGCTAAAAAAGCACTCGAATTCATGAATAAATCAGGAATTGCGGACACTGCTTACTTTGGTCCTGAAAATGAATTTTTTGTTTTTGATAGTTTAAAAGTTCGTGATGAAATCAATTGCCAATACTATGAATTAGATTCTAACGAAGGTATTTGGAACACTCATTCTGAAATCCCTGGTTCCAATAACACAGGTAAAATCAACTTTAACTCTGGTCACCGACCTGGAACAAAAGGTGGATATTTCCCTGTAGCTCCTATTGACTCTCAAGTTGACCTACGTGCCGAATTTGTGAAAACTTTAGAAGCAATCGGAATGGAAACTTTTGTGGTTCACCACGAAGTGGCACAAGCACAAGGGGAAATCGGTGTTAAGTTTGGAACTTTGATTGAAGCTGCTGACAACGTTCAAAAGCTAAAATACATCGTGAAGATGGTGGCTCATAAACACGGAAAAACTGCTACTTTTATGCCAAAACCGCTTTTTGGTGATAACGGTAACGGTATGCACGTTCATATCTCTCTTTGGAAAGGTGGAAAAAACCTTTTTGCTGGAGACAAATACCAAGGTCTTTCTGACTTCGCATTCAACTATGTTGGTGGAGTTTTGAAATACGCAAGAGCTTGTGCTGCCTTCACTAACGCATCCACTAACTCTTACAAACGACTCATTCCTGGATTTGAAGCACCGTCTATCTTAGCATACTCTGCTCAGAACCGTTCTGCATCTTGCCGTATTCCTTTTGTGAGTGGTGAAAAAGCGAAACGTGTGGAATTCCGATTCCCGGATTCAACAGCTAACCCATATTTGGCGTTCGCTTCACTTCTTATGGCTGGTATGGCTGGTGTTGCTGAAAAAATCGACCCAGGTCCTGCTCGTGAAGAAGATCTTTTTGAACTTTCTTTAGATGAAATCCGCGAAAAAGGAATTCGTCAAATGCCTCATACTTTACGTGAAGCAATGGAAGAAATGCTCGCTCAAAGAGAGATTTTCAAACAAGGAGATGTGTTTACAGAAAACTTTTTGCAAACATACCAACACTACAAGTTTGAAACAGAAATTTGGCCGTGGGAAGGTCGCCCTCACCCATACGAATTCCTCACTACTTACTCTTGCTAA
- a CDS encoding Cys-rich protein, whose protein sequence is MKKTNRLFSILALVLFTGSIQAADFPKCKEACDKFYSCTVQVNPNASEEQKNTLKRGCEFNCNRPKYYNKIAGCLTSGDSCKAFSTCIMKEMQGNK, encoded by the coding sequence ATGAAAAAAACAAACCGTTTGTTTTCAATTCTGGCTCTGGTGTTATTTACCGGATCCATCCAAGCAGCTGATTTTCCTAAATGTAAAGAGGCTTGCGATAAGTTTTATAGTTGTACAGTGCAAGTGAATCCCAACGCTTCTGAAGAGCAAAAGAACACTCTGAAACGTGGTTGTGAATTCAACTGCAACCGTCCCAAATACTACAATAAAATTGCGGGTTGCCTCACTAGCGGTGATTCCTGCAAAGCTTTCTCAACTTGCATTATGAAAGAAATGCAAGGCAACAAATAA
- a CDS encoding chromosome segregation SMC family protein has translation MHLKSLSIVGFKTFADETEINFDPGFTAVVGPNGSGKSNIVDSVKWVFGEKSAKGLRGEKMDDVIFHGTESRRAAGFSEVSILFDNDDHFFNIDYPSVKITRRLYPDGENEYYLNDIRTTRKDIEKTLLDTGIGKSSYSILEQGRVDQILNSKPEERRAIFEEAAGVSRFKLDRKEATKKLDDTNQNLLRIQDIMNSMVKDLEVKEKQSEKAEQYFKLKSDLDESDKNLRFLKLRDFKRRMKKSDEELTEIREKNKSILSLIQDETNLISEKETTKEIKEKEIAEIDKKLFDHLSKSQIQKEKIAKNKTFILEYELRIGEILSALETENQATIKLEVEKRAIELENERQREIQSTLQAEIQTLESNRVSLELSIKEEEKSIEEKEGRIQENEKRHITLRDKQKTVILELIQELENKKRESKEGEEQRNFDKTILLSDLDLYTTKLKSALSHLESSEVSGGISDLKEIQLDLYKEKLTGFLKKEDDFRNLLFDKDGILSKKESIDQEIEDLILENENLTRGIRDNQSNIILHRSHWEETRTHIVELEKKLLESNSRLENQQKEIAVLDERIGEIGKRISGAKEQESVIREKKEGLEREVEVLEKEIAESYQEFLSMSRILESEKETLQTLVEEISGIKSNITKNQEVFQNLLPLLSEKERTSSALKVQIDSLVEELYNDYSLTDSELETERGGMELDQKAEERKLRSAKSEIQLLGSINPLAIEEYRNIKEIYEHNLKQKTDIESSKKDIEEVLKRINEESEKLFQETFEKIKQNFQETFSTLFNGGRATLELTEKEDSLNSGVEIMAEPPGKHVQNLRLLSGGEKSLTAIALLFAIYMVKPSPFCFLDEIDAALDEANKLRFCQILDRFKDKTQFIVVSHAQSTISRANAIFGVTNEEPGISKILSLRLDEAKSLSKQITQKTGTDN, from the coding sequence ATGCATTTAAAGAGCCTAAGTATTGTTGGATTCAAAACATTTGCGGATGAAACAGAGATCAATTTTGATCCTGGGTTTACCGCTGTCGTCGGGCCGAATGGTTCGGGGAAATCAAATATCGTCGATTCCGTAAAATGGGTCTTTGGAGAAAAAAGTGCCAAAGGACTTCGCGGGGAAAAGATGGACGATGTCATCTTCCACGGAACAGAGAGTAGGCGAGCCGCAGGATTTTCCGAGGTTTCCATTCTTTTTGATAACGATGACCATTTTTTCAACATTGATTATCCATCCGTAAAAATCACTCGTCGTTTGTATCCAGATGGAGAAAACGAATATTATCTCAACGATATCAGAACCACAAGAAAGGATATCGAAAAAACCCTTCTCGATACAGGAATTGGTAAGTCCAGTTATAGCATTTTAGAACAAGGTCGGGTCGACCAAATTCTCAATTCCAAACCAGAAGAAAGAAGGGCCATCTTTGAAGAAGCTGCAGGTGTATCTCGGTTCAAACTAGACCGCAAAGAAGCCACAAAGAAGTTGGATGATACCAACCAAAACCTTCTTCGTATCCAAGACATTATGAACTCTATGGTGAAAGACCTAGAAGTCAAAGAAAAACAATCGGAAAAAGCCGAACAGTATTTCAAACTCAAATCTGATTTGGATGAGTCAGACAAAAACCTTAGGTTTTTAAAACTGCGAGATTTCAAACGCAGAATGAAAAAGTCAGACGAGGAATTGACAGAGATCCGGGAAAAAAATAAATCAATTCTTTCTCTCATCCAAGACGAAACCAATTTGATTTCTGAAAAGGAAACCACCAAGGAAATCAAAGAAAAAGAAATAGCAGAGATCGATAAAAAGTTATTTGATCATTTATCCAAAAGCCAAATCCAAAAAGAAAAAATAGCAAAGAACAAAACCTTTATTTTGGAGTATGAACTTCGGATTGGGGAAATTCTTTCTGCTTTGGAAACCGAAAACCAAGCCACAATCAAACTGGAAGTGGAAAAACGGGCCATTGAACTGGAGAACGAACGCCAAAGAGAAATTCAATCCACCCTCCAAGCGGAAATCCAAACTTTGGAATCAAATCGTGTTTCCTTAGAACTTTCCATCAAAGAAGAAGAAAAATCTATCGAAGAAAAAGAAGGTAGGATTCAGGAAAATGAAAAACGCCATATCACACTTCGGGACAAACAAAAAACGGTAATCCTCGAACTCATCCAAGAGTTAGAAAATAAAAAACGCGAATCGAAGGAAGGAGAAGAACAGAGAAATTTCGACAAAACTATTCTTCTTTCTGATTTAGACCTATATACCACTAAACTAAAATCTGCACTTTCTCATTTAGAGTCTTCTGAAGTTTCAGGCGGAATTTCTGATCTTAAAGAAATCCAATTAGATCTTTATAAAGAAAAACTCACAGGTTTTTTGAAAAAAGAGGATGATTTCAGAAATCTACTCTTTGATAAAGATGGAATTTTATCTAAAAAAGAATCTATAGACCAAGAAATCGAAGATTTAATTTTAGAAAACGAAAACCTAACACGCGGAATCCGAGACAACCAAAGTAATATCATATTGCATAGAAGTCATTGGGAAGAAACAAGAACTCATATTGTGGAACTTGAGAAAAAACTTTTGGAATCCAATTCTCGATTGGAGAACCAACAAAAGGAAATTGCTGTCCTCGATGAAAGGATTGGTGAAATCGGAAAACGAATTTCAGGTGCCAAAGAACAAGAGTCCGTCATTCGCGAGAAAAAGGAAGGTCTGGAAAGGGAAGTTGAGGTTCTGGAAAAAGAAATTGCAGAATCGTACCAAGAGTTTCTTTCCATGAGCCGTATTTTGGAATCGGAAAAAGAAACCTTACAAACGCTAGTCGAAGAAATTTCTGGAATCAAATCCAATATCACCAAAAACCAAGAAGTTTTCCAAAATCTTCTCCCCTTACTTTCTGAAAAAGAAAGAACGAGTTCTGCACTTAAAGTTCAAATTGATTCTCTTGTGGAAGAGTTGTATAATGATTATTCGCTTACCGATTCTGAACTAGAAACAGAACGTGGGGGAATGGAACTGGACCAAAAGGCGGAGGAAAGAAAATTACGGTCTGCTAAATCCGAAATCCAACTCCTTGGATCCATCAATCCACTGGCGATTGAAGAATATCGAAATATCAAAGAAATCTACGAACACAACCTTAAACAAAAGACTGATATTGAAAGTTCAAAAAAAGACATCGAAGAAGTTTTAAAACGAATCAATGAAGAGTCCGAAAAACTTTTCCAAGAAACGTTTGAAAAAATCAAACAAAACTTCCAAGAAACCTTTTCTACACTTTTCAATGGGGGAAGGGCTACATTAGAACTTACAGAAAAAGAGGACTCTCTGAATTCTGGAGTGGAAATTATGGCGGAACCTCCAGGAAAACATGTTCAAAACTTACGATTGTTATCTGGGGGAGAGAAGTCTCTTACAGCCATTGCCCTTCTTTTTGCCATCTACATGGTCAAACCAAGTCCGTTCTGTTTCCTAGATGAGATTGATGCGGCCCTCGATGAGGCAAATAAACTTAGGTTCTGTCAAATTTTAGACCGGTTCAAAGATAAAACACAATTCATTGTGGTTTCTCATGCACAGTCTACCATCTCACGTGCCAATGCTATTTTTGGAGTTACAAACGAAGAACCAGGAATTTCCAAAATCCTTTCCCTTCGTTTGGATGAAGCTAAATCTCTTTCCAAACAAATCACACAAAAAACCGGAACCGACAATTAG